From the Limosilactobacillus panis genome, one window contains:
- a CDS encoding TetR/AcrR family transcriptional regulator, protein MPSKTFENLPAAKQETVRQALLTEFSAHNLADAQVARIVKDAGIARGAFYKYFTDLTDAYTYLYRKALFALHDYDIRAHRLQSAAAYVDQVAAFIKQVNASPYYELVKRHFAVNEALLQPIDSTLRPVTATEWAVMTLVHEAIKEGLRCPDNSDQILKRLKAALTALLAKEE, encoded by the coding sequence GTGCCAAGCAAAACCTTTGAAAATCTGCCGGCAGCTAAGCAAGAAACTGTCCGGCAGGCATTGTTAACTGAATTTAGCGCCCACAACCTGGCAGACGCCCAGGTAGCGCGGATTGTTAAGGACGCCGGAATTGCCCGGGGAGCCTTCTACAAGTACTTTACCGATCTGACAGATGCGTATACCTACTTGTATCGCAAGGCACTGTTCGCGCTTCACGACTACGATATTCGTGCCCACCGCCTTCAATCTGCTGCGGCGTACGTTGATCAGGTCGCCGCCTTTATTAAGCAAGTAAATGCCAGTCCCTATTATGAGCTGGTAAAGCGGCACTTTGCCGTTAATGAGGCGTTACTGCAGCCGATCGATTCCACGTTGCGCCCGGTGACGGCGACTGAGTGGGCCGTTATGACCTTGGTCCACGAGGCAATCAAGGAAGGGTTACGTTGTCCGGACAACAGTGACCAAATATTGAAACGATTAAAAGCCGCTTTGACGGCGCTCCTGGCAAAGGAGGAATAA
- a CDS encoding zinc-dependent alcohol dehydrogenase family protein — protein sequence MKALVLTGTKQLEVKDVETPEVKPDEVLVHTAYAGICGTDHALYAGLPGSASAVPPIVLGHENSGVVAKVGAAVKNVKVGDRVTVDPNIYCGECKYCRTSRPELCKNLSAVGVTRDGGFEDYFTAPAKVVYAIPDSVSLKAAAVTEPLSCAVHGVDLLEIHPYQKALVIGDGFMGQLFVQTLKAYGVSEVTLSGRNDAKLKLNHDRFGAKTINTKKGEKIPTNEYDIVIEAVGRPETQEQAVEAAARGGQVSMFGVGNPDDKFSVNSYEVFQKQLKIQGAFINPYCFEDSIALMASGKVDVLPLLSHEFGIDQVDDFVNDRIENVSKAVVKLAGEEA from the coding sequence ATGAAAGCACTTGTATTAACAGGGACTAAACAGCTTGAAGTTAAGGATGTTGAAACCCCAGAAGTAAAGCCTGACGAAGTACTTGTCCACACCGCCTACGCTGGTATTTGCGGGACAGACCACGCCTTATATGCTGGCTTGCCGGGATCGGCTAGTGCCGTTCCGCCAATCGTCCTGGGTCACGAAAACTCGGGGGTAGTTGCCAAGGTTGGTGCTGCCGTTAAGAACGTCAAGGTTGGTGACCGGGTAACAGTTGACCCCAACATCTACTGTGGTGAATGTAAGTACTGTCGAACTTCTCGTCCTGAACTGTGTAAAAACCTGTCCGCTGTTGGAGTTACCCGTGACGGTGGATTTGAGGACTACTTCACAGCACCTGCAAAAGTTGTTTACGCGATCCCTGACAGTGTTTCATTGAAGGCCGCTGCCGTAACGGAACCATTATCATGTGCTGTTCACGGTGTTGACCTGCTGGAGATCCATCCATACCAAAAGGCATTGGTTATCGGTGATGGCTTCATGGGTCAATTATTCGTACAAACTCTGAAGGCTTACGGGGTTAGCGAAGTTACCCTGAGTGGTCGAAACGACGCAAAGCTGAAACTTAACCACGACCGTTTTGGTGCCAAGACTATTAACACCAAGAAGGGCGAAAAGATTCCGACTAACGAATATGACATTGTAATTGAAGCCGTTGGTCGTCCCGAAACCCAAGAACAAGCCGTTGAAGCTGCTGCCCGTGGTGGCCAAGTTTCAATGTTTGGGGTTGGTAACCCAGACGACAAATTCTCCGTTAACAGTTACGAAGTCTTCCAAAAGCAGTTGAAGATTCAAGGGGCCTTCATCAACCCTTACTGCTTCGAAGACTCAATTGCCCTGATGGCATCTGGTAAGGTTGATGTTTTGCCACTTCTTTCCCATGAATTTGGAATCGACCAAGTGGACGACTTTGTAAACGACCGGATTGAAAATGTCTCCAAGGCCGTTGTTAAGCTTGCCGGTGAAGAAGCTTAA
- a CDS encoding Nramp family divalent metal transporter produces MKGGFGVDNTKNQHKKHHLIEYANGKSLEEINGTVEVPHGKGFFKTLFAYSGPGALVAVGYMDPGNWATSITGGQSFQYTLMTTILISSLIAMLLQYMAAKLGIVSQMDLAQATRARTGKALGIILWIMTELAIMATDIAEVIGAAIALNLLFHIPLIPSVFITVLDVLVLLLLTKIGFRKIEAIVACLILVILFVFAYQVALSRPDWAAAFAGLVPSAKAIAQHPQIGGITPLSGSLGIIGATVMPHNLYLHSAISQTRKMDHNDLNSIRQTVRFTTWDSNIQLSLAFVVNALLLIMGVAVFKYGAVKDSSFFGLYDALNNTSMLSNPILIAVAKSGILSTLFAVALLASGQNSTITGTLTGQVIMEGFIHMKMPLWARRLVTRIISVIPVLACVAMTSGESVIQQHSALNLLMENSQVFLAFALPFSMLPLLMMTNSEVEMGEFKNRMWVKVCGWVSVIALTFLNLYNLPSTYEGFGVWSKGTSDVLAYLTIVVILVLLAWTCVELYRGDKRFAAEGKGFGQQEEEMKNSAKD; encoded by the coding sequence ATGAAAGGTGGATTTGGCGTGGATAACACAAAAAATCAACACAAGAAGCATCACTTGATAGAGTATGCTAACGGTAAGTCACTCGAAGAAATTAACGGAACGGTCGAGGTTCCTCATGGCAAGGGCTTCTTTAAGACCTTGTTTGCTTACTCTGGACCTGGTGCCCTCGTTGCGGTTGGGTACATGGATCCAGGTAACTGGGCTACTTCAATCACCGGTGGTCAAAGCTTCCAATACACCCTGATGACTACTATCTTGATTTCAAGTTTGATTGCGATGTTACTACAATACATGGCGGCTAAACTCGGAATCGTGAGCCAAATGGACCTTGCCCAGGCAACACGGGCACGGACCGGTAAAGCGTTAGGGATTATTCTTTGGATTATGACGGAATTAGCCATCATGGCCACCGATATTGCGGAAGTTATTGGTGCGGCGATTGCCTTAAACCTCCTCTTCCACATTCCGTTGATCCCATCAGTATTCATTACTGTTCTTGATGTTTTAGTTCTGTTACTTTTGACAAAGATTGGTTTCCGGAAGATCGAAGCAATTGTTGCATGTTTAATTCTGGTTATCCTGTTCGTCTTCGCATACCAAGTTGCTTTGTCACGGCCTGACTGGGCCGCTGCCTTTGCTGGCCTGGTACCTTCTGCTAAGGCGATTGCCCAGCACCCACAAATCGGTGGAATTACGCCACTGAGTGGTTCTCTGGGGATCATCGGGGCCACGGTTATGCCGCACAACCTGTACCTGCACTCCGCTATTTCACAAACGCGGAAGATGGACCACAACGACCTTAACAGCATTCGGCAAACTGTTCGTTTTACCACTTGGGACTCCAATATTCAGCTGTCTCTGGCCTTCGTTGTTAACGCCCTCCTGCTGATCATGGGGGTTGCGGTCTTCAAGTACGGTGCCGTTAAGGATAGTTCATTCTTCGGTCTGTACGATGCTTTGAACAACACCTCAATGCTTTCCAACCCAATTCTGATTGCGGTTGCTAAGTCCGGGATCCTGTCAACGCTGTTCGCTGTTGCCCTGCTTGCTTCTGGTCAAAACTCAACCATTACTGGTACCTTGACCGGGCAGGTTATCATGGAAGGTTTCATTCACATGAAAATGCCACTGTGGGCACGGCGGTTAGTTACCCGTATCATTTCTGTTATCCCTGTTCTGGCTTGTGTTGCCATGACGAGCGGTGAATCCGTGATCCAACAACACTCGGCTTTGAACCTGCTGATGGAAAACTCACAGGTCTTTCTGGCCTTCGCCTTACCATTCTCAATGTTGCCATTACTGATGATGACTAACAGTGAGGTTGAAATGGGTGAATTCAAGAACCGGATGTGGGTTAAGGTTTGTGGTTGGGTCTCAGTTATTGCCCTGACCTTCTTGAATCTGTACAACCTGCCTTCAACTTACGAAGGCTTCGGTGTTTGGTCTAAGGGCACTTCCGATGTTCTTGCTTACCTGACCATTGTTGTCATCCTGGTCCTGCTTGCTTGGACCTGTGTTGAACTCTACCGTGGTGACAAGCGTTTTGCTGCTGAAGGCAAGGGCTTTGGTCAACAAGAAGAGGAAATGAAGAACTCTGCTAAAGACTAA
- the thrS gene encoding threonine--tRNA ligase has protein sequence MAQVAVMSPDGSVKKIDRDSKEGLQALRKLSALMLKAALKQEFKGIRLGESSFDEDGFHVDSDKDDQQVSADELPALEDVVKGMAKDDVKVEFAEVAVDDALAEVKDDKFSTELIKENAKDGKVAMYVLGDVKAVAQDDILVYGDVVKNLKLLSVAGAYWKGMSSNPMLQRIYGTVFYKKDELADDLKKRQEAKERDHRVIGNKLDLFFVDPKVGAGLPYWMPKGATIRRTIERYIIDREVADDYKHVYTPVLMNLDAYKTSGHWEHYRDDMFPPMDMGDGEMLELRPMNCPSHIQIYKHHIRSYRDLPLRIAELGMMHRYEKSGALSGLQRVREMTLNDGHTFVALDQIRTEFAKILKLIMSVYKDFDITDYSFRLSLRDPKNTKKYYANDEMWEKSQKLLKAAMDDLNLDYYEAEGEAAFYGPKLDIQTKTALGNDETMSTIQLDFMLPDRFGLTYVGKDGKEHMPVMIHRGVVGTMERFVAYLTEIYKGAFPTWLAPEQVHIIPVNEDAHGAYADDLAKKLKAANIRVVVDHRNEKMGYKIREAQTQKVPYTLVVGDDEMKSNGVSVRKYGEEAQNEMSQDDFMNEILADIASYSRKN, from the coding sequence ATGGCTCAAGTTGCGGTTATGTCCCCAGATGGATCAGTAAAGAAAATCGATCGGGACTCTAAAGAAGGGTTACAAGCCCTTCGGAAGCTTTCAGCTCTGATGCTGAAGGCCGCTTTGAAGCAAGAATTCAAGGGAATTCGTCTTGGCGAATCTAGCTTTGACGAAGATGGTTTCCACGTTGACTCCGACAAGGATGACCAACAAGTTTCCGCTGACGAACTGCCCGCACTGGAAGACGTTGTCAAGGGCATGGCCAAGGATGACGTCAAGGTTGAATTTGCCGAAGTTGCTGTTGACGACGCCCTGGCAGAAGTCAAGGACGACAAGTTCTCCACTGAATTGATCAAGGAAAACGCCAAGGATGGCAAGGTTGCCATGTATGTTCTCGGTGACGTCAAGGCCGTTGCCCAGGATGACATCTTGGTTTATGGTGACGTTGTTAAGAACCTCAAGCTCTTATCCGTTGCCGGTGCTTACTGGAAGGGCATGTCCTCCAACCCAATGCTGCAACGGATCTACGGGACCGTCTTCTACAAGAAGGACGAATTAGCTGACGACTTGAAGAAGCGTCAAGAAGCTAAGGAACGTGACCACCGGGTTATCGGTAACAAGCTTGACCTCTTCTTCGTTGACCCAAAGGTTGGTGCCGGTTTACCATACTGGATGCCTAAGGGGGCCACTATTCGGCGGACAATCGAACGTTACATCATTGACCGTGAAGTTGCCGATGACTACAAGCACGTTTACACCCCAGTTCTGATGAACCTGGATGCCTACAAGACTTCTGGTCACTGGGAACACTACCGTGACGACATGTTCCCACCAATGGACATGGGTGACGGTGAAATGCTTGAACTGCGGCCAATGAACTGTCCAAGCCATATTCAAATTTACAAGCACCACATCCGTTCCTACCGTGACCTGCCACTGCGGATTGCCGAACTGGGAATGATGCACCGTTACGAAAAGTCTGGTGCCCTTTCCGGTCTGCAACGGGTTCGTGAAATGACTTTGAACGATGGTCACACCTTCGTTGCCCTTGACCAAATCCGGACTGAATTCGCCAAGATCCTGAAGCTGATCATGTCCGTTTACAAGGACTTTGACATTACCGACTACAGCTTCCGTCTCTCCCTTCGTGACCCTAAGAACACGAAGAAGTACTACGCTAACGACGAGATGTGGGAGAAGTCCCAAAAGCTGTTGAAGGCTGCCATGGATGACCTGAACCTTGACTACTACGAAGCCGAAGGTGAAGCTGCCTTCTACGGTCCAAAGCTGGATATCCAAACCAAGACGGCCCTGGGGAACGACGAAACCATGTCCACTATTCAACTGGACTTCATGCTCCCTGACCGCTTCGGCTTAACTTACGTTGGTAAGGATGGTAAGGAACACATGCCAGTCATGATCCACCGTGGTGTGGTTGGGACCATGGAACGGTTCGTTGCTTACCTGACTGAAATCTACAAGGGTGCCTTCCCTACCTGGTTAGCTCCTGAACAAGTTCACATCATTCCAGTTAACGAAGATGCCCACGGTGCTTACGCCGACGACCTTGCTAAGAAGCTGAAGGCCGCTAACATCCGGGTCGTTGTTGACCACCGGAACGAAAAGATGGGCTACAAGATTCGTGAAGCCCAAACTCAAAAGGTACCATACACCCTGGTTGTCGGTGACGACGAAATGAAGAGTAATGGTGTCTCTGTCCGGAAGTACGGTGAAGAAGCCCAAAACGAAATGAGTCAGGATGACTTCATGAACGAAATCCTCGCTGACATCGCTTCATACTCCCGCAAGAACTAA
- a CDS encoding alkaline phosphatase family protein yields the protein MTQHKLVVISLDSLGYRDLAELRDLVPNLDKLIHRGTWVKRVRGIYPTLTYPSHTSIITGQYPAVHGIVNNTKVQPRRQSPDWYWYRKDVKATPLYDVARAAGMTTAAFLWPVTAGSKINYNLAEIFPNRIWTNQVLVSLTASSPWFLLKMNQRYGKLRHGIKQPWLDDFVTACAVDTLRNKRPDLTLIHLVDMDSMRHRYGVRSKEAKAALQRLDGRVARLIRATKDTGTYDWTNFVILGDHYQINVHKMIHLNMLFAREGWLSPIDGKTTFKNNWKVTAKTCDGETYVYVRGHDIDYGDVKQLIARADGVQHIYDGAEAVKLGADPKAAFLVEAQPGYYFTDEVNRPAVVEEVDPDSIGTPDRYHGVHGYGPDQSNYFTTAVFAGPDVQAGATVTGAHLVDEGPTFARLLGLHYPAPTAGQAIDEIFRK from the coding sequence ATGACCCAACATAAGCTTGTTGTAATCTCATTGGATTCACTTGGTTATCGGGACCTGGCTGAATTACGTGACCTAGTACCGAACCTTGATAAGCTGATCCACCGGGGGACGTGGGTCAAGCGTGTCCGGGGCATCTACCCAACACTGACTTACCCGTCCCACACGTCGATTATCACTGGGCAATATCCGGCGGTGCACGGGATTGTTAATAACACGAAGGTCCAGCCGCGGCGGCAGTCACCAGACTGGTATTGGTACCGTAAGGACGTCAAGGCCACACCGCTTTATGACGTGGCTCGGGCTGCGGGAATGACCACGGCCGCATTTCTGTGGCCAGTCACTGCGGGGAGCAAGATTAACTACAACCTGGCCGAAATTTTCCCTAACCGGATTTGGACGAACCAGGTGCTGGTCTCCCTTACGGCCAGCTCGCCGTGGTTTCTCCTCAAGATGAACCAGCGCTACGGGAAGCTTCGCCACGGGATCAAGCAACCCTGGTTGGATGACTTTGTGACCGCCTGTGCTGTCGATACCCTCCGCAACAAGCGGCCCGACCTAACCCTGATTCACCTGGTAGATATGGATAGTATGCGGCACCGTTACGGGGTACGGTCGAAGGAAGCAAAGGCGGCTCTGCAGCGGCTTGATGGCCGGGTGGCCCGCCTGATTCGGGCGACCAAGGATACCGGGACCTATGACTGGACGAACTTCGTAATTTTAGGGGACCACTACCAGATTAACGTCCACAAAATGATTCACTTGAATATGCTCTTCGCCCGGGAAGGGTGGCTGAGCCCGATTGATGGTAAGACCACCTTTAAGAATAACTGGAAGGTGACCGCGAAAACCTGTGACGGGGAAACCTACGTCTACGTGCGGGGGCACGACATTGACTACGGCGACGTCAAGCAGTTAATTGCCCGGGCTGACGGGGTTCAACACATTTACGATGGTGCTGAGGCGGTTAAGTTGGGCGCCGACCCTAAAGCCGCCTTCCTGGTTGAGGCCCAACCAGGTTACTACTTTACGGACGAGGTCAACCGGCCCGCAGTGGTAGAAGAGGTTGACCCTGATTCCATCGGGACCCCAGACCGTTACCACGGTGTCCACGGGTACGGGCCCGACCAGTCGAACTACTTCACAACGGCAGTTTTTGCGGGGCCGGATGTCCAGGCAGGCGCAACGGTTACTGGTGCCCACCTGGTTGACGAGGGGCCAACCTTCGCGCGCTTACTCGGCCTCCACTACCCAGCTCCAACCGCTGGGCAGGCAATTGATGAAATATTTAGAAAGTGA
- a CDS encoding APC family permease, which produces MKNQIGKGSSPKEKTLGLFDLSILGIGAIIGTGILVLTGIVASTDAGPGIVFSFLIAALASGLIGLCYSELTTSLPNSGSAFFYAWVSIGKFVAFLAGWTLIGVYITTTATVANGWTGYVQSFLEVLGINLPHQLLVNPAAGGYINLPAVLMIILMTIILTRGTSESKLVNNFLVGVKIFIIVLFIVVSVWDVKTTNWHPFLPYGAKGIFTGASAVFFSFLGFDALATSAEDAKDVGHTIPRAIVLCLTVSTTLYILVSLVMTGVVRYTKLNVSEAMSYVLLSEGHNYVAEIVSLGAVLGIMAVVFAFIYAGSNILKSMSRSRFLPKGLAKLNTRTQSPNRAIWLVGLASAVFAGEFDLHYLALIANIGSLMVFMLISLIVIILRYKYPELKRPFKVPFGNVIPTCSILFCLILLVSISLKAWLTYLLWIVIGLIVYFAYSLRHADEFNFTEDK; this is translated from the coding sequence ATGAAAAATCAGATTGGCAAAGGTAGTAGCCCGAAGGAAAAGACTCTCGGGCTATTTGACCTTTCAATCCTTGGAATTGGCGCAATCATCGGTACGGGAATCCTCGTCCTCACCGGAATCGTCGCGTCAACCGATGCGGGCCCCGGAATCGTCTTTTCGTTTTTGATTGCGGCCTTGGCAAGTGGGTTGATTGGGCTTTGCTATTCGGAGCTCACCACTAGCTTACCGAATTCCGGAAGTGCGTTTTTTTACGCCTGGGTATCAATTGGTAAGTTTGTCGCGTTCCTCGCCGGCTGGACCCTGATTGGGGTCTACATTACCACCACGGCAACGGTTGCCAACGGCTGGACCGGGTATGTCCAATCATTCTTAGAAGTTTTGGGAATTAACTTACCCCACCAGCTCCTCGTCAACCCCGCTGCTGGTGGTTACATCAACCTTCCAGCGGTCCTGATGATCATCCTGATGACCATCATCCTGACCCGGGGGACGAGCGAAAGTAAACTAGTCAACAACTTCTTGGTTGGGGTCAAGATATTCATTATCGTCTTATTTATCGTGGTCAGCGTCTGGGACGTCAAGACCACCAATTGGCACCCCTTCCTCCCGTACGGTGCGAAGGGAATTTTCACCGGGGCTTCGGCAGTCTTCTTCTCCTTTTTGGGCTTTGACGCCCTCGCCACGTCGGCGGAGGATGCTAAAGACGTCGGTCACACAATTCCCCGGGCAATCGTCCTCTGCTTAACGGTCTCCACAACCCTTTATATCCTAGTTAGCTTAGTGATGACGGGGGTTGTGCGCTACACCAAGCTGAACGTTTCCGAGGCGATGTCTTACGTACTACTCAGTGAGGGCCATAACTATGTCGCCGAGATTGTCTCTTTAGGGGCGGTCCTCGGAATCATGGCCGTGGTGTTTGCCTTTATTTATGCCGGGTCCAACATTCTTAAGTCAATGAGCCGGTCACGCTTTCTGCCCAAGGGTCTCGCCAAGTTGAACACCCGTACCCAAAGTCCAAACCGGGCAATCTGGCTAGTCGGTTTGGCCTCCGCAGTGTTTGCCGGCGAGTTCGACCTCCACTACCTGGCCTTGATTGCCAACATTGGGTCCCTGATGGTCTTCATGCTCATTTCCTTGATTGTAATCATCCTCCGGTACAAGTACCCGGAATTAAAGCGGCCATTTAAGGTCCCGTTTGGCAACGTGATCCCGACCTGTTCAATCCTGTTTTGCCTAATCCTGCTGGTCAGCATCTCGCTCAAGGCATGGTTAACCTACCTGCTATGGATTGTCATCGGGTTAATCGTCTACTTCGCCTATTCACTTCGCCACGCGGACGAGTTTAACTTTACTGAAGATAAGTAG
- a CDS encoding 5-methyltetrahydropteroyltriglutamate--homocysteine S-methyltransferase, protein MTEFTKRTVSPFRYDVVGSFLRPQALKDARAKFAAGKINQADLTAVEDKCITELIQKEVAAGLRAVTDGEFRRSYWHLDFFWGLQGVKHVNLKHGYFFHDEETRNDSAQVAGKISGKNHPFVNYFKFVRDHAPAGVQVKQTIPAPAQFLEELIRPENQASVKDNYASVDELDHDVAAAYHQVIEDLYAAGCRTIQLDDCTWGISVNNFANLKKKDPNADTSELKKLQERFLKVNNAAIADLPADLTVNTHVCRGNYHSTWAAAGGYGPVADTLFAQENVQAFYLEYDSDRAGGFEPLAKVPDDKYVVLGLITSKSGKLEDKQAIIDRIHEAAKYHPLDHLCLSPQCGFASTEEGNILTEDQQWKKVALVKEIATKVWG, encoded by the coding sequence ATGACTGAATTCACAAAACGAACTGTTTCCCCATTCCGCTACGACGTTGTTGGTAGTTTTCTCCGTCCCCAAGCATTAAAGGATGCCCGGGCCAAATTTGCGGCGGGCAAAATCAACCAGGCTGACTTGACCGCCGTGGAGGATAAGTGCATCACCGAATTAATTCAAAAAGAAGTTGCGGCCGGACTACGGGCCGTCACGGACGGTGAATTTCGGCGAAGCTATTGGCACCTCGACTTCTTCTGGGGGCTGCAGGGGGTCAAGCACGTTAACCTAAAGCACGGTTACTTCTTCCACGACGAGGAGACCCGGAACGACTCCGCCCAGGTAGCGGGCAAAATCAGCGGTAAAAACCACCCGTTTGTCAACTACTTCAAGTTTGTACGGGACCACGCTCCTGCCGGGGTCCAGGTCAAGCAGACCATCCCCGCACCAGCTCAGTTTCTGGAAGAGCTAATCCGGCCCGAAAACCAGGCTAGCGTTAAGGACAACTACGCTTCCGTTGACGAGCTGGATCACGACGTGGCGGCCGCCTACCACCAAGTAATTGAAGACCTCTACGCGGCCGGTTGCCGGACCATCCAACTTGACGACTGTACCTGGGGAATCTCCGTCAATAACTTTGCCAACCTTAAGAAGAAGGACCCCAACGCTGATACGTCCGAGTTGAAGAAACTCCAGGAACGGTTTCTCAAAGTAAACAACGCCGCCATTGCGGACCTGCCAGCAGATTTAACAGTTAACACCCACGTTTGCCGGGGAAACTACCACTCAACTTGGGCTGCCGCTGGTGGCTATGGTCCCGTCGCTGACACTCTCTTCGCCCAGGAAAATGTACAGGCCTTCTACCTGGAATACGACTCCGACCGGGCTGGTGGCTTTGAACCCCTCGCTAAGGTTCCTGACGACAAGTACGTTGTCTTGGGGCTCATCACGTCCAAGTCTGGCAAGCTGGAAGACAAGCAGGCCATCATCGACCGAATCCACGAAGCAGCAAAGTACCACCCGTTGGACCACCTCTGCCTGAGTCCCCAGTGTGGGTTTGCCTCCACTGAGGAAGGTAACATCCTCACCGAAGACCAGCAGTGGAAGAAAGTCGCCCTCGTCAAGGAAATTGCCACCAAAGTCTGGGGCTAG
- a CDS encoding cytochrome b5 domain-containing protein, producing the protein MAKTFTKEELQKYDGQDGRPAYIAIDGKVYDVSEDASWQGGKHHGYSAGQDLTEPLKRRVAHGDSVLPGIPVVGDYIG; encoded by the coding sequence ATGGCAAAGACGTTCACAAAGGAAGAGTTACAAAAGTACGATGGGCAGGATGGCCGCCCCGCGTACATCGCAATCGATGGCAAGGTTTATGACGTTTCTGAAGATGCATCCTGGCAGGGTGGTAAGCACCATGGTTATTCGGCGGGTCAGGATTTGACGGAACCATTAAAAAGACGGGTAGCCCACGGTGACAGTGTCTTACCGGGGATTCCCGTTGTTGGTGATTATATCGGATAA
- a CDS encoding GNAT family N-acetyltransferase, which produces MIKISNVQQADLHAVVAIERAGFSPAEAGTPSAFQDRLNKLPDTFLVAKDGDQVVGFIVGPAVNTQVIDDQMYETAPTNLPTGGYQLVLSLAVAPDYRRKGVGSKLLDALARVAQASKRQAIVLDFLAKNVPFYEHNGFHQAGVSPSSHADETWLTMVKDL; this is translated from the coding sequence ATGATCAAAATCAGTAATGTCCAACAAGCAGACCTACACGCGGTAGTTGCAATTGAGCGGGCGGGCTTTAGTCCTGCCGAGGCTGGGACCCCGTCAGCTTTTCAGGACCGGCTCAACAAATTACCAGACACCTTTTTAGTGGCCAAGGACGGGGACCAGGTAGTCGGCTTCATTGTTGGCCCGGCGGTCAATACCCAGGTGATTGACGACCAGATGTACGAGACGGCGCCGACTAACCTGCCCACGGGCGGTTACCAGCTCGTGCTTTCACTTGCGGTGGCCCCGGACTACCGGAGAAAAGGCGTTGGTAGTAAGCTCTTGGACGCCCTAGCGCGGGTAGCCCAGGCAAGTAAGCGGCAGGCAATTGTGCTAGACTTCCTGGCCAAAAACGTTCCCTTTTACGAGCATAACGGCTTTCACCAGGCGGGGGTGTCACCTTCCAGCCATGCTGACGAAACTTGGTTGACCATGGTTAAGGACTTATAA
- a CDS encoding LysR family transcriptional regulator, translating into MEVRVLRYFNEIVREGNISGAAQALHISQPALSRQMKELENELGVTLFERGHRQIKLTQEGSYLFDRAQEITTLVDRTTVQLQKKAVVSGVINIGADESRAVQPVMDCIKHIMAKFPQIRLNLVSGDSELLRHQLDTGLIEFAILMGHENLIEYNTMPLSGVNRWGIVVATDSPLAQKKAITPEDLIGQPLMTSGQTRRQDTFRQWAGMALNHFKFVGQYNLVFNAALLAKTGACAVMTYEGLINPCAEDDLVFRPLTPALVDQNILAWRKDNRLPNVGNIFIKEMKEVTHDQNQ; encoded by the coding sequence ATGGAAGTTCGGGTACTACGTTATTTCAATGAGATTGTCCGGGAAGGGAATATTTCCGGTGCGGCGCAGGCCCTTCACATCTCGCAGCCAGCCCTTTCTCGCCAGATGAAGGAGCTCGAAAATGAGTTGGGGGTTACGCTCTTTGAGCGGGGGCACCGGCAAATTAAACTTACTCAGGAGGGGTCCTACCTCTTTGACCGGGCTCAGGAAATCACCACCCTGGTGGACCGGACTACTGTCCAGTTGCAGAAAAAAGCGGTGGTGAGTGGTGTCATCAATATCGGCGCGGACGAAAGTCGGGCCGTCCAACCCGTGATGGACTGTATCAAACACATCATGGCTAAGTTTCCCCAGATTCGCCTCAACCTGGTGAGTGGGGACAGTGAGCTTTTACGCCACCAACTGGATACGGGCTTGATTGAGTTTGCCATCCTGATGGGACACGAAAACCTGATTGAATACAACACCATGCCCCTTAGCGGGGTTAACCGTTGGGGCATCGTCGTTGCGACCGATTCGCCACTGGCACAAAAGAAGGCAATTACCCCTGAGGACCTGATTGGCCAACCGCTGATGACGTCGGGGCAGACCAGGCGCCAGGATACCTTTCGCCAGTGGGCGGGAATGGCACTGAACCACTTCAAATTTGTTGGCCAGTATAACCTGGTCTTTAACGCGGCTCTGCTGGCTAAGACTGGTGCGTGCGCGGTAATGACTTATGAGGGACTGATTAATCCCTGCGCAGAGGACGACCTGGTCTTTCGGCCCCTAACCCCGGCGCTAGTTGATCAGAATATTTTGGCTTGGCGCAAGGATAATCGCCTGCCAAACGTCGGCAATATTTTTATTAAGGAGATGAAGGAGGTTACCCATGATCAAAATCAGTAA